The genomic stretch GTTTTCACCCATCAATTCAACCACTCCAAGAATTGCGGGATTTACATTGCTCACATTGTCTGTTATGATCCTTAACGGTAAGTTGGCACAAGATATGTCAGATCCGGCTAGGAGGTCGCCGTGAGAAAAAAGGGATTTCCAGTGGTTGTGACATTGCTGGCTTGTCTGGCACTCGGGTGTTTTGCCGGCAGAAAGCAAATAACGGGCGACGAAACATCGCCAGAACCTGCGTACTGGGTGGCACCTGATTATTCAGAATTCGCCAGATTGGCCGGATTACAGGGTAAGGTTGTTCTCAAACTGCTTGTCGCTCCCGACGGAAGCGTATTAGACATCCAGCTTTCAAAAGAGCTTCATCCAAATCTGGATCAGGCTGCTGTCGAGGCAGCCAGGCAATGGAGATTCCTACCGGCAAGACGAAGGTACAGACCCGCAGAAAGACCTGCAGAAAACACCTGGGTTGCTGTCCCCTTCGAATTCATATTACCCAGAGTAAGACGACAGTGGCCGCCGGTAGGAAAGGTGAAGCTACCTTGGTCCGAAGAGTTGCTGGAGCCAGGCGCGACATTTCCATAATAGCCTTGACATCCCATCTGCCAAGGTGTTTTATTCATGTAGAAGTAAACGGGTTGGTCCAGAAAGAAATCATAGGACAAGAAAGCCATGGGCGCATAGATTTGGGGACGGTGCTTGACATTTTGACATTTTTCGGGTTTCAGCCCAATGCTGAAGCCATTTTGTCGTGAAGTCAACCACGGGCGC from candidate division TA06 bacterium encodes the following:
- a CDS encoding energy transducer TonB, with protein sequence MRKKGFPVVVTLLACLALGCFAGRKQITGDETSPEPAYWVAPDYSEFARLAGLQGKVVLKLLVAPDGSVLDIQLSKELHPNLDQAAVEAARQWRFLPARRRYRPAERPAENTWVAVPFEFILPRVRRQWPPVGKVKLPWSEELLEPGATFP